One Leucoraja erinacea ecotype New England chromosome 3, Leri_hhj_1, whole genome shotgun sequence genomic window carries:
- the LOC129695570 gene encoding claudin-23-like, whose translation MRTPMVMILGLICAPVGYVLILTCTVAPNWRDVTEIPTGSLDEVHHQGLWEICRDLQSVRELSCGQQDDVYFNDQVISIARGLSIASLVVSAAGILLASWGVRCWTETPSPAIAGAGGIILLIGGVLMLIPVSWYTDRLNQIPNTVAGARLTVGYAVVLGFVGGCLIAIGGICLMFSFGKLRRRKRSTFENYYPKSAAKPANRYPTGISNPIAVVDVPPSARTSTTPWDDDL comes from the coding sequence ATGAGGACCCCGATGGTGATGATTCTTGGGCTGATTTGTGCCCCGGTCGGCTACGTGCTGATCCTTACGTGCACCGTGGCCCCAAACTGGAGGGACGTGACCGAGATCCCCACCGGCTCACTGGACGAGGTGCATCACCAGGGGCTCTGGGAGATCTGCAGGGACCTGCAATCGGTGCGAGAACTGTCCTGCGGCCAGCAGGACGATGTCTACTTCAATGACCAAGTGATCAGCATAGCGAGAGGACTGAGCATTGCCTCTCTGGTGGTGTCCGCCGCTGGCATCCTGTTGGCGTCCTGGGGCGTCCGCTGCTGGACGGAGACCCCCAGCCCAGCCATTGCCGGGGCTGGCGGGATCATCCTGTTGATCGGCGGAGTCCTGATGCTGATCCCCGTCTCCTGGTACACGGACCGTCTCAACCAAATCCCCAACACCGTGGCCGGTGCCAGACTCACAGTCGGATACGCCGTAGTCCTTGGCTTCGTAGGCGGTTGCCTCATAGCGATCGGGGGCATCTGCCTGATGTTCAGCTTCGGCAAGTTAAGGAGACGAAAGAGATCAACCTTTGAGAATTATTACCCGAAGAGCGCGGCAAAGCCAGCAAACAGATACCCCACTGGGATCTCCAACCCAATCGCTGTCGTAGATGTCCCACCTTCCGCCCgcacctccacaactccctgggatGACGACTTGTGA